The genomic window CCACAAAACGTGAGCCTTCTAATCCTTCAGTATAATCAACACTACCGCCCACTAAATATTGTAGGCTCATAGGATCAACAACCAAAGCAACACCTTGCTTTTCAATTGTCATATCACCTTCGTTAATTTGGTCATCAAAGGTAAAGCCGTATTGGAAACCGCTGCACCCACCACCAGTGATATAAACACGCAGACGCAGATTCGGATTATCTTCATCAGAGACTAAGTCTTTTACTTTAATTGCTGCCGCATCAGTAAACTGCAACGGCAGAGCTGCATCATCACTCATTTTTAACTCCATACCGATCAAGCGGTAAATTCAGCGTAAGCAAGCAGCCTACTCAGATCAATTACCTTAATTATCCGCCAGCTTATCCATTGATTCAAGTGCTGTAACACATTTCCACACTTTTAAGCATGTTAAAAGGAATTGCTCAAACGATTTTCAAGCCTGTTTTATGTCAAACTCTTTGAAAAGATAAAAATTTCGAGTAAGCCAATTTCCAAGAGCAATAATAAAGATAGTAAGCGCGTCAATGAATGTCATTTGGTTTAATTGGTTCAGTGATTTAGAATAACAAGATTATTTTACGTAGACTAATATCGCCTTTTTTCAGGAGCCTTGCATGAGCCACTCTTTAGACCTATACAATGAAGCACAACAGCTTATTCCTGGTGGTGTCAATTCACCCGTTCGCGCTTTTAATGGCGTTGGTGGTACACCACTCTTTATTGAACGTGCTGATGGCGCTTATATTTATGATGTCGATGGTAAAGCTTACATTGATTATGTCGGTTCTTGGGGCCCAATGGTTCTCGGCCATAATCATCCTGCTATCCGTGATGCCGTAATTAAAGCCGTAAATAAAGGTTTAAGCTTTGGAGCCCCCACTGCCGCTGAAGTGGAGATGGCGAAATTAGTTTGTGAACTGATCCCATCTATTGACATGATACGCATGGTGAACTCGGGCACAGAAGCCACTATGAGTGCAATCCGCCTTGCTCGTGGCTATACAGGGCGTGATAAGATCATTAAATTCGAAGGCTGTTATCATGGTCATGCTGATTGCTTGCTAGTCAAAGCAGGTTCAGGTGCTTTAACCATGGGAGAACCAAACTCGCCGGGCGTGCCTGAAGACTTTGTTAAACATACTTTAACTTGCACTTATAACGACCTCACATCTGTTCGCCAAGCATTTGAAAATTACCCTGAAGATATTGCTTGTGTCATCGTCGAACCTGTCGCAGGTAATATGAATTGCGTGCCACCAACTGCTGAATTTTTACCGGGTTTACGCGATTTATGTGATGAGTTCGGTGCTTTACTTATCATTGACGAAGTGATGACAGGATTCCGTGTCGCGTTAGGCGGCGCTCAAGATTACTATGATGTGCAACCCGATTTAACCTGCTTAGGTAAAATTATTGGTGGTGGTATGCCTGTTGGTGCATTTGGTGGCCGCCATGAAGTAATGGAAAAATTAGCGCCTCTAGGTCCTGTTTACCAAGCAGGAACATTATCAGGCAACCCAGTCGCAATGGCAGCAGGTCTTGCTTGCCTCAATGAAGTTTCACAACCGGGCGTGCATTCCCGTCTTAATGAACTGACAACCAAATTAGCGCATGGTTTAAGACGCGTATCAAAAGAGCAAGGCATTCCAATGGTGATTAACCATGTTGGTGGTATGTTTGGTATTTTCTTTACTGATGCAAAAWGTGTGACTTGCTACCAAGATGTGATGAATTGCGATGTCGAACGTTTTAAAACCTTTTTCCACTTGATGTTAGAACAAGGTATTTACCTTGCACCAGCCGCATTTGAAGCTGGATTTATGTCTATCGCACATAGTGATGAAAATATTGATAAAACAATTGAAGCGGCTGAAATTGCACTTGCTAAAATCAAAGCCGCTCAATAAGTTATTTAATTAACCATAGATTCGATTAACAGTCACTGCCCGATAAAACTCATTATCGGGCAGTTTAGCCATTAGTTTTTACTGCCAAACATCTCTTTTACCCATTCAGGTGCATCACTTTCAGTTTCTTGCTGAGAATGATTATTTAAATCCCAAACAGGTTCTTGGTTAGCTGAACTTTGACATAACGCTTGCGGATTATCTGTCCAGATAGGTAATAAACGACCACCACCGAAATCAGAACAGTTAAATTGCCCATCAGGCATCACTTTCATCTCAACAATCCCTTCAGGTGCTCGATTCATCAATGCTAACGGTGCTTGGTTATCCAAATAACGTTGGTACACTCTTAGCGCACCCGTTGACCCTGTTAATTGCGTTGGGCCATTATTGTCTCGGCCAATCCACACAATAGCAACTTCCTTGCCATCAATACCGGCATACCAGCTATCACGCAAATCGTTGGTTGTTCCGGTTTTACCTGCAAGATGATATTTACCATATTTAGACAGTAAAACTCGCCCTGTTCCTTGCTGTACAACTTGTTGCATTCCATACAGTGTTAAATAGGCCGCTTGTGACGGAACAGCTCGCTCCGCTGATGGGAAACTTTGGTAAATTTCCTGATCATCACCATCGATAACGGAACGTAATGCCGATAGTTTTGCTCTATTTCCTTCGCCACCAATGGTTTGATAAATTTGTGCCACTTCAGCTGGCGTAAGGTTAATAGCACCTAATAACATTGCTGGCACTTTCTCTATCGCAGATGCTGGCGCACCTAAACGCACAAAGATATTGACGATTTGGTCAAGACCAACATCTAAACCTAGATTTACAGTTGGAACGTTTTGTGACCTTGCTAATGCATCAATCAGCAACATACCACCCGTAAAATTACGACTATAGTTTCTTGGGCTCCAAGTTTGGTTTCCAACTTTAACAGACAAGGGTTCATCTTTTAACCAAGTGTTTAAACGGAAACGATCTGGTTCGTTAAGTGCGGCTAAATAAACTGGGGGTTTTGCTAATGAACCAATATTGCGACGTGCATTTAATGCGCGGTTAAAGCCTGAGAACTGTGGTTGTGAGCCACCAACCATCGCGCGGACTTCACCATTGATGCGGTCGACAACCACCATCGCCCCTTCAATATCATCAAGATTTCTATCTTTACGCAACTGAGCAACACCTGATTCAATCGCTATTTCAGCAGCCGTTTGTGAGATAGGATCAAGTGTAGTGAAAATTTTTGCGCCCGATAAATCTTTGACTTTATCGCCTAATCTTTCATTAAGTTCTTGGCGTACCATCTGCATAAAAGCAGGTTGGGAGGCAACTAACCCTTCTTTCGTTTTTACGCCTAAAGGGCGCGCACTAAGCACTTCATAAAGTTCTTTATCAATGACTTTACGAGTTTCAAGGATCTTCAACACAATATTACGGCGTTTAGTGGCATTTTTTGGCTTAGTCCAAGGATTAAAAGTTGAAGCGCCTTGAACCATACCAACTAATAGTGCCTGCTGATCGAGACTCAATTCATTAATTGGTCGACCAAAATAATACAAACTCGCTAACGGGAAACCGCGAATTTCATCATTGCCATTTTGTCCTAAATACACTTCGTTAAGATACAATTCCAAAATACGTTCTTTGCTGTAATTGTAATCCAGCAATACTGCCATTATTGCTTCATTAGCTTTACGCTTTAATGTTCGCTCATTGGTTAAAAAGAGGTTTTTGACCAATTGCTGTGTCAGGGTACTTCCCCCTTGAACTGATCTTCCCGCGGATAAGTTAGCAACAATAGCACGTCCAATAGAATAAAGGCTAACCCCATCATGTTGGTAGAAATCACGATCTTCTGTTTCTATTAAGATTTTCACTAATGACTCAGGGAAATCAGCAAGTGGCAGAACTAAACGTTGTTCATTATTTGCTGATTGCATCATGGTGATAAGTTTCGGGTCTAATCGGAAGAAACCAAATGAACGCCCCGTTTCAAGGTTTTCAATTTTGCTGAGCATGCCGCGATCAAACACCATACGGGCTGAAATTGGACCTTCTTTTTGGTCAGGAAAATTAAATGGTCGACGCAAGATATCAATCGTATTACCTTTCACTGAAAACTCACCTGAATTCGTGATTTTAGTGACTTTTCGATACTGCATACCTTCTAATAAGCGCACCATTTCAGCTTGGCTGTAATCCATACCGGGTTCTAAGTTTACCATTCGGCCATAAACAGCCGCAGGTAAATCCCAAACCTTGCCATCAAGGCGTTCTTTAATTTGTTGATTTAAATAAAAAGCATAAGCGGCTAACAATACGGCAAAGACAATAAAGATTTTGACCAATAGCCAAAACCAACGCCATTTACTTTTAGGACTACGGTTTTTGTTACTCTTTTTATTTGATTGGCGCTTTTTAGCCATTAGCTCATTCTCTTCATCATCGAGGTTTTGCTCGTCAATATCATCATTATCAAAAAGCTCGTCATCATACTCTTCATAATCATCACGTTCTCTACGTCGACGTGAATTAGGTTTTTTCTTTTGCTTTACCGGCTTTTTACGTCTACCGATAGGTTCTAAATCTTTACCTGACATGGTCACTCCATATCACATTCAAACTTGGTTTGGTTAACTTTAACTCTCAACACTGTCTTAAAACATCAGATTATTGACAGAATAAAGCCATTCATTATGCCCTATGACTTAGTTCAAAGCTCATGTTATCGCATTTCTGACATGAGACAAAAATACTTGGGGCAACAATATTTATCAATTTTAAATTGAGTACATTATTTTAATATACAATTAGTTACATAACTCTACATTAGCGTTTATCTGATTTTGTCGACAACATAGCTTTCTTTGTTTGGCTGGTTGGCTGTGTATTTACGGGGTCATCAGGCCACAAGTGTTTTGGATAACGGCCTTTCATCTCTTTTTGTATTTCCCTGTAGCTTCCTTGCCAAAATACGCCGAGATCTTGAGTTATCTGTAAAGGGCGCATTGCAGGGGACAATAAAGATAAAGTAACAGTGACTTTTCCTTGTGCAACTGTTGGGTTTTGATTTTCACCGTACATCTCTTGCATCCGAATTTCAATTAATGGCGGTTTATCTAAAAAATAGTGAATACTAACTTTCTTACCTGAGCCGGATAAATAATGTGTTGGCAAAACCGTATTTAACCACTGGTTTTGCTCCCAACTTAAACGGTGAGTCAGTAATTCCGCTAAATTAATTGATTGTAATTGCTGGCGATGCGTAATGTTATCTAAATAAGGTGCTAACCATAATTCTAGTGAATCTAACAAGCTATCATCATCTACATTTGGTAATAAAACATCGGGAAACCATTGTTGTGCAAGCTGGCAGCGGATACGTAACTGTTCTGCCGACTCACTCCAATCTAAACTGGATAACCCATTTTGGCGCAACCAATATAATAGAGCTTGTTTTATCTGCTTTTTATCTGGATTGCTCCATCTTTCTGACTGAATCACTAATTGCCCGCAAAGCACTCTCCGCCAAGCAATTAATGTTCCTTTTTGCTCATCCCATTCGACCATTTCTTGTAGGGAAAACAACTCAGGACAACAAACACGTAACTCTTCAATTTTAAAAGGTAATGCTAAAGTTATTCTTGCATCTGCGGATGATTCAGGTTGCCAAAGCTCAGGTGCAATCAGCCATGGCGTTTCAACTAAACTGTCAGATTCATCTAATACTGCGCCTAAACCATTTGAAAGTTGATAACGATATTGGTTATCACGGCTTTTAGCAATACGGTCAGGAAATCCCGCAGCTAATAAGGTTGGCAACCACTTACTGACCAAATCGATTTGTTGGTTAACTATTTCACTTATTGCATGTGCATTAATTTTTTGTCCGCAAAGAATTGAAGCACGCAGACACCAATTTGCTGTAGGTTTTTCTAAATAGTTACGAAGGTCACTATGACCTCGACGAGGTGGTTCTTCTAATATTGCCACGAGTAAAGCGGCTAATTTGATAATATTCGTATTTTGGCTTTGCTGAGCGTGTTGTAAAACAGCGGCAGTCCGCACTGAACTCCCCGTTTCCGCCATTGACCGACCAAAAGTGGTTAACTGCCCTTGTGTATCAATCGCGCCTAACTGAGAAAGTAATTTTTTGGCCGCTAACACAGCAGAATTAGGGGGCATATCAAGCCATTGAAGCTGTGTCACATCTTGGCAGCCCCATTGTCGCAATGATAACCAAAGAGAACTTAAATCACTGTGTAAAATTTCAGCTTCACTATATTGCATTGCACGTTGTGCTTGCTCTTGACTCAATAAATGCCAACACACACCTTCTTCAAGCCTTCCTGCACGACCAGCACGTTGCACCATTGATGCCTGACTAATCCGCTGTTTTACCAATTTAGTTAACCCTGATTTAGGATTAAACATTCCCACGCGCTCAAACCCACTATCAACAACCAAACGAATTCCTTCAATGGTTAAGCTAGTTTCAGCAATATTGGTTGCTAAAACAACTTTACGTTTTCCTGTAGGAGCAGGTTGTATTGCTTGTTGTTGCTCTTTGATGGACAACGCGCCATATAATGGGCATAAAAGTATGTCCTCACTAACCATCGGGGCTAATTCAGAGCGTGTTTTTTCAATTTCACTCACCCCTGGCAGAAATAATAATAAAGAACCTTTTTCTTGTGACAACAACTGATAAACCGCATTAGCCACTTCTTTATGAAATAATTTATGGCCATTGATAGGATGGAAAGCGCGAGTAACAGGATAAGTTCGCCCTTCAGAAATAATCACGGGAGCATCAGGAAAGAGTGAATTCAGCCCTTGGTCATCTAATGTTGCTGACATTAAAAGAATTTTTAAATCATCACGCAATGCTTGCTGCACATCTAGTAATAATGCCAATCCCAAATCAGCTTGTAAGCTACGTTCATGAAATTCATCAAGAATAATTAAACCAATACCTTCCAACATAGGGTCATTTTGTAACATACGTGTTAACACACCTTCGGTTACCACTTCAATGCGTGTATGTGAGCTGATTTTACTTTCAGAACGCATCCGTAACCCAATAGTTTTCCCAACCTCTTCACCAAGTTGGTCAGCCAAACGCATTGCTACCGTCCTTGCCGCAATACGTCGAGGTTCTAGCATAATGATTCGCCCTTGGATCACACCACTTTTAAGAATAACTAATGGTAATCCTGTTGATTTACCCGCCCCCGTTGGCGCAAGTAATAGAACTTGTGGTGAGCTTTCTAAAGCTGAGAGTAAGGAATCACTAACATCATAAATAGGTAACACGTGGATAAAACTCCATGAATTTTAACTTTTTCTAATAAATATTTTTATAAACATATTGTTATAAACAATGTAGCATTGCTGTCTATTACTGGATGTTTATGCGGAGAAACAATGAAGTTTAATCCCCCACTACAATCAGGCACTCTCATCAAACGTTATAAACGCTTTCTTGCTGACATCATAACGTCAAATGGTGAAACAATAACAATTCATTGCGCAAATACAGGTGCAATGACAGGTTGCGCAAATCCGGGTGATACAATTTGGTACTCCACATCTGATAACCCAAAGCGAAAATACCCACATAGTTGGGAAGTGACACAAACAGCACAAGGCCATCTCATTTGTGTCAACACGTTACGAGCTAACCAAATTATTGCTGAAGCTTTGCTGGAGCAAGACATTCCAGAATTATCTGAATATACTATCATCAAACCTGAAGTTAAATATGGTACAGAAAATAGCCGTATTGATTTTTTTCTTTCCGGTGAGTCCTTAGTTGATTGTTTTATTGAAGTAAAATCGGTCACTCTGTTAGAAAATAATCACGGTTATTTCCCTGATGCTGTAACGCAAAGAGGACAAAAACATTTACGCGAGCTAACAACAATTGCTAAAGAAGGAAAAAGAGCCATACTGTTGTTTGCTGTTTTACATACGGGTATTCATGAGGTATCTGTCGCGGCACATATAGACAAAAATTATGCAAAATTGTTAAATGAAGCAGTTGAAAATGGCGTTGAAATTCTCTGTTATCAAACAGATATAACAGAGAGAAAAATGCTATTGGGTAGAAAAATTCCGTTTATCTTTGTGAGATAATGTTAGTTTAATTGGTAAGTAAAGAGAGGATGCTTGAGTTCTGGGGGCTTAAAAAGGAACAAACACGCGCGCCTTCACAGCATTACAAAACTCTTGCATGAATGATTGCCAAGACGGCTCTCTTCTGCTATTTATAGCGACCTTATTTTTCCCCTTTGGGGTTTTTGTGAAATTTGCGTGTGTAGGAGAAGCATTATGCAAGAAGGGCAAAAACGTAAGACATCGTCCTTAAGCATTCTCGCCATTGCCGGGGTTGAGCCCTATCATGAAAAGGCTGGCGAAGAGTACATGAACGAAGCCCAGCTGGCTCATTTTAAACTCATTCTCGAAGCATGGCGCAATCAACTCAGGGATGAAGTCGACCGGACAGTTACTCATATGCAAGATGAGGCAGCTAACTTTCCAGACCCTGTTGATAGAGCAGCTCAGGAAGAAGAGTTCAGTCTTGAATTACGCAACCGCGACCGTGAGCGTAAGTTAATTAAGAAGATTGAAAAAACATTGAAGAAAGTCGAAGAAGAGGATTTTGGCTTCTGTGAATCTTGTGGAGTGGAAATTGGTATCCGTCGTTTGGAAGCCCGCCCTACAGCTGATTTATGTATCGACTGTAAAACATTAGCAGAAATTCGCGAAAAGCAAATGGCTGGCTAAAATACAAAAAGATCCTTAACGGCGCGCCATTGCGCCGCTAAGGTCTTAAACAAACAAATGATTCATATTAATAAATGCCACTTCTTATTACCTACTTACCTGCAAAAAGTTTATCCTATTTTTCGACTTAGCCGCTCATTAACTCTATTCATAATAACTCTATTCATAATTTTTTGTGTTAAAGGGCGCTTTATTGATGAAAATATTTCATAACAGGCTTAATATTCATGTCTTCATTAAGAGCTGCTATCGTCGAGCTGACTACATATCAATAAACAATAATAGCAATCAATTAATTAGGAAATTTACGACTTGTGAATGACCACAATAATGAATTAAAAACGTTCAGTCACAATGAAACAATTCTGATGGTATTATTAACACCATCTATGATTGAATGTGACTTTTATGCGTTTAGCCATTCTCAAAGAAAGTTCAGTAGGCTATGATTAGCCGCTTATTTTGTTTAATGAATATTCGTAATAACATCGAGGTGTACTATTTTTAACCGAGTAGCAAATTTCTGCCGTAATATTTTATCACGAAATGACAAAGATATGCGTGACACTCAGGCAGCCGGTGAAAGGCCAGTCACTCACTCTGCATCGACAGAAAGTCATTATCTAGAGCAGAATGCGAAACAAACGAAAAATACGGTTCGTCAATCCAAACGTGCCGACATTCAGGCAGAGAAAACAGAGACAATGACGACCGGAACAGATGAAAAGATCACAATCATCCCACGTTCAGAACATAATATTTCACGAAATGATATCAGTGATAATGCGCTGAAGGTATTGTATCGACTGAATAAAGGTGGCTATGAAGCTTACCTCGTCGGTGGTGGTGTTCGTGATTTATTATTAGGTAAAAAACCAAAAGACTTTGATATCACGACAAATGCGACTCCCGAGCAGATCAGAAAACTATTTCGCAATTGCCGTTTAGTTGGTCGCAGATTCCGTCTAGCACATATCATGTTTGGACCAGAAGTGATTGAAGTCGCTACTTTCCGTGGACATCATGATCAAAGTATCACTGAAGATAAAAACCTGTCACAACAAGCCCAAAACGGCATGTTACTCCGTGATAATATTTTCGGTTCAATTGAAGAAGATGCTATTCGCCGTGATTTCACAGTAAACAGCTTGTATTACAACATTGATGATTTCTCTGTTCGTGATTATGTCGACGGTTTAAAAGATCTCAAAGATGGGATCATTCGTTTAATTGGCGATCCGGAAACGCGATATCGTGAAGATCCCGTCAGAATGTTACGTGCGGTGCGCTTTGCGTGTAAGCTTGATATGCGCATTGAGCCAAAAACGGCACAGCCAATTAAGCAATTAGCGCCACTTTTAAGAGAAATTCCATCAGCAAGACTGTTTGAAGAATCACTAAAATTACTTCAAGCAGGACAAGGTTATGCAACCTATAAAATGCTGAAAGAGTACCACTTATTTGAACAACTCTTTCCCACAATCAGTATCCGATTCACGCTAAATAATGACTCGCCAATGGAGAAAATCATTGAGCAAGTCCTGAAAAATACTGATTTTAGACTCAAAAATGAACGACCTGTCAATCCCGCTTTCTTATTTGCAGCAATGTTATGGTATCCCGTAACAGAACATGCAGAGAAGCTTTCTCAAGAAGGTGGTCTTGCTTATTATGACGCATTTGCTTTAGCAATGAATGATATTCTAGACGATCAATGTCGGTCTATTGCCATACCTAAACGCATTACTACAACCATGCGCGATATTTGGCAGTTACAGTTACGCCTTCCGCGTAGGCAGGGTCGTCGTGCGAGTAAGTTAATGGAACATCAAAAATTCCGTGCTGCTTTTGATTTGCTAGAACTTCGCGCTAATGTTGAGCGCAGAACTGAGCTACAAGAACTCGCAACTTGGTGGGATGATTACCAAAGAGCAAATAATACTCAGCAACGTGAAATGATTGCTGAACTGGGTAGTTCACCTGTACGTAAACGCCACCGCCCTCGTAAACCATCACATGCCGCGCGTAAGCCGAATAAATCTTAGGAGCTAAAGAATGGAGCAGGTTTATATCGCTATTGGTAGTAATCTTGGTGATCCGCTAAAACAAGCACAGCAAGCTATTGAAGCATTGAATGAGATCCCCAAAAGCAAAGTGAGCAAAACCTCTTCAATCTATCGCACTAAACCTTTAGGTCCACAAGATCAAAATGATTTTCTCAATCTTGCCGTGTTACTTGAAACCGAGCTTGAACCAGAAGAATTGCTTGACCATACTCAAAGGATTGAGCTTGAGCTAGGTCGAGTACGCAAAGCTGAACGCTGGGGCCCTAGAACACTTGATCTTGATATTATGCTGTTTGGAGATCGTGTTATTAGCACCCCGCGATTAACCGTGCCACATTATGGATTAAAAGAGCGGGAATTTATGCTATATCCGCTCAATGACATTGCTCCTCACCTTATTTTTCCTGATGGTGAGCCACTTGCACAAAGGCTCACTCAGGTTCCACGTAATGGTCTCACTTTTTGGGATACAACCGCTTAATCACTGAAATTTTCGCCAGTAAATACTCCTTGTGAGATCATTTCCGGAGGTTATTACAATGAAACCAATTTCTCTGTCAGTTTTAGCTCAATGCAAAAAAAACAAGCATAAATTTGCAACGATCACTGCCTATGATGCCAGCTTTGCGCAATTATTTGCTGAGCAAGGTATCCAAGTGATGCTGGTTGGTGATTCACTTGGTATGACCATTCAAGGCGAAACTAGCACCCTTCCTGTCACTGTTGAACAAATTGCTTATCACACGCGCTGCGTTCGTAAAGGTGCACCTAACGCCTTTATCATTGCTGATATGCCTTTTATGAGTTATGCAACACCTGAGCAAGCTTGTGCTAATGCCGCTATCTTGATGCAAGCCGGCGCAAATATGGTCAAAGTTGAAGGTGGTCGTTGGCTAGTTGAAACAGTAAAAATGCTTTGTGAGCGCTCTGTGCCTGTTTGCGGCCACCTCGGATTGACACCACAAGCCGTAAATGTGCTAGGTGGCTATAAAGTACAAGGCCGCGATGAAGCAACAGCAACTCAATTAACACAAGATGCGTTAGCCTTAGAACAGGCAGGAATTCAGTTGTTAGTGCTTGAATGTGTTCCAACTTCTCTTGCTCATCATATTACTGAGAAATTATCACTTCCCGTCATTGGTATTGGTGCAGGTAAAGAAACAGATGGGCAAATTCTTGTCATGCATGATGCGCTAGGGATCACAGCTCGACCGCCGAAATTCGCCAAAAATTTWCTTGCTCAAGCTGGAAATATTAATGATGCGATCGGCATGTATATCCAAGAAGTTGAAGATGGTATCTACCCAAGCGAAGCCCATTCATTTGAATGATCTAACAATTATTTAAAATTAATAAACAACTATTTAGGCTCAATAAAAAGGAACATATTTATGCTTATCATTGAAACAGCTCCTATACTTCGCCGCGAGATCCGTCGCTGGAAGCTGGATGGCAAACGTATTGCCCTCGTGCCGACAATGGGAAATTTACATGATGGGCACTTAACGCTGATTGATGAAGCAAAACAACAAGCTGATATTGTGATTGTCAGTATTTTTGTTAATCCAATGCAGTTTGATCGTCAATCTGATTTAGCTAATTACCCACGCACGTTGCAAGAAGATTGTGAGAAACTCAAACGTCGTGATGTTAATCTTGTGTTTGCACCTTCAGCAAAAGAATTTTATCCCGAAGGGATGGAAAAACAGACGTTTGTCGAAGTTCCGGAACTATCATCAATCCTAGAAGGCGCAAGTCGCCCAGGGCATTTCCGTGGCGTTGCAACTGTTGTGACCAAATTATTTAATTTAGTCCAACCCGATTTAGCTTTCTTTGGCGAAAAAGATTTTCAACAATTAAGTTTAATTCGCAAAATGGTTGATGATCTTTCTTTCGATATTCAAATAGTTGCAGTTCCGACTATTCGTGCAAAAAATGGATTGGCGTTAAGTTCACGGAATAATAATCTGTCAGCAAATGAACTGAAAATTGCCCCCCAATTATTCAATATTATGCAGCAAGCGGGTGAAAAATTAGCTTCTTCACCTGAGACTGCGGATACACTTATTCAAGAAATGAATATATCTTTGCGCGAAGCGGGCTTCACACCTGATGAACTTTTTATCCGAGATGCACGAACACTTGCCTCATTGACGCCATCTAGCCAGAAAGCCGTGATCCTGATGGCCGCATGGTTAGGCCAAACACGTCTTATTGACAATTTACAAGTTGACCTATCGCCAACTTCAGCTTAAAAAATAGGGTCAATACTTACCCACAATAAACACGGGCAAACTGCAATGATATTTAGAAAAATGTTACAAGGTAAGCTACACCGGGTCAAAGTAACACAAGCAGACCTTCACTATGAAGGGTCTTGTGCAATTGATCAGGATTTTATGGATGCTGCGGGTATTCTTGAATATGAAGCAATCGATATTTATAACGTCGATAATGGTGAACGTTT from Providencia sneebia DSM 19967 includes these protein-coding regions:
- the dksA gene encoding RNA polymerase-binding protein DksA, giving the protein MQEGQKRKTSSLSILAIAGVEPYHEKAGEEYMNEAQLAHFKLILEAWRNQLRDEVDRTVTHMQDEAANFPDPVDRAAQEEEFSLELRNRDRERKLIKKIEKTLKKVEEEDFGFCESCGVEIGIRRLEARPTADLCIDCKTLAEIREKQMAG
- the pcnB gene encoding polynucleotide adenylyltransferase PcnB, translated to MRDTQAAGERPVTHSASTESHYLEQNAKQTKNTVRQSKRADIQAEKTETMTTGTDEKITIIPRSEHNISRNDISDNALKVLYRLNKGGYEAYLVGGGVRDLLLGKKPKDFDITTNATPEQIRKLFRNCRLVGRRFRLAHIMFGPEVIEVATFRGHHDQSITEDKNLSQQAQNGMLLRDNIFGSIEEDAIRRDFTVNSLYYNIDDFSVRDYVDGLKDLKDGIIRLIGDPETRYREDPVRMLRAVRFACKLDMRIEPKTAQPIKQLAPLLREIPSARLFEESLKLLQAGQGYATYKMLKEYHLFEQLFPTISIRFTLNNDSPMEKIIEQVLKNTDFRLKNERPVNPAFLFAAMLWYPVTEHAEKLSQEGGLAYYDAFALAMNDILDDQCRSIAIPKRITTTMRDIWQLQLRLPRRQGRRASKLMEHQKFRAAFDLLELRANVERRTELQELATWWDDYQRANNTQQREMIAELGSSPVRKRHRPRKPSHAARKPNKS
- the folK gene encoding 2-amino-4-hydroxy-6-hydroxymethyldihydropteridine diphosphokinase; translated protein: MEQVYIAIGSNLGDPLKQAQQAIEALNEIPKSKVSKTSSIYRTKPLGPQDQNDFLNLAVLLETELEPEELLDHTQRIELELGRVRKAERWGPRTLDLDIMLFGDRVISTPRLTVPHYGLKEREFMLYPLNDIAPHLIFPDGEPLAQRLTQVPRNGLTFWDTTA
- the panB gene encoding 3-methyl-2-oxobutanoate hydroxymethyltransferase; the encoded protein is MKPISLSVLAQCKKNKHKFATITAYDASFAQLFAEQGIQVMLVGDSLGMTIQGETSTLPVTVEQIAYHTRCVRKGAPNAFIIADMPFMSYATPEQACANAAILMQAGANMVKVEGGRWLVETVKMLCERSVPVCGHLGLTPQAVNVLGGYKVQGRDEATATQLTQDALALEQAGIQLLVLECVPTSLAHHITEKLSLPVIGIGAGKETDGQILVMHDALGITARPPKFAKNXLAQAGNINDAIGMYIQEVEDGIYPSEAHSFE
- the panC gene encoding pantoate--beta-alanine ligase — translated: MLIIETAPILRREIRRWKLDGKRIALVPTMGNLHDGHLTLIDEAKQQADIVIVSIFVNPMQFDRQSDLANYPRTLQEDCEKLKRRDVNLVFAPSAKEFYPEGMEKQTFVEVPELSSILEGASRPGHFRGVATVVTKLFNLVQPDLAFFGEKDFQQLSLIRKMVDDLSFDIQIVAVPTIRAKNGLALSSRNNNLSANELKIAPQLFNIMQQAGEKLASSPETADTLIQEMNISLREAGFTPDELFIRDARTLASLTPSSQKAVILMAAWLGQTRLIDNLQVDLSPTSA